The stretch of DNA ctatattcatgtaatgtttaagaaaagttttgtaaatgagttccaatagttcatggattagggatccaatcttatggggttccaggggcttctgtattgattaattagttaatctttctatctacccaaggggactcagtgctcagtctaaaAGATACCgccagagatgcttagttttgcagttctcaaactgtggatttgtgtctccagagataacatgcttgttaagagcaaaaatgtttttaaatatataaataaatgaataatatatagaggtgagaaataacactTCAATCCTATTGTTCCCCTGCAAATTTGTGttcacagagtcaatcccttacctccctctaaaagtgcaaagtttcagaaagttcaatgaatagaagattgttgggggctgAATatatctggacaaggagaagtctggagataaatgtgagaagggagggacaggcagcagaaacaaaagtgaaactgtttgagcagcatattccagaagttttgaggtctttctgaggtctttctgagtgtagccttcattgatttgagatctaccataccattctctcactagaagggaaaacctataatggcagcaggccgtaaaagagacccagtttgggaatattttaatgaagttcctctacctgtgggtaagacaggcatgcgtgcaaaatgcaaatagtgcatcaaagaaatgcaaggcctggttgcccaaatgaaacaacatcacgAGAAGTGTTCCTtcccaggaggaagctgcgttgaagatgataaaaggaacatgtctgaacatgcaggatcttcaggttggtaacaaccaacaagaatgcacttttatgtagaaatccatgattaagtcgagtcttcctgactagtgatttaaatcaatttgatttcaatcaaatccaccctggtgcTGAAGCAGCAGGCACAACATGTGCCCAGGCGCTGGGTCCGTGGGCACCTTATTGTCGCAGGGCATGAGCCCTTGCTGTGGCCACTGCGACCCACTGCTGGTGTCTGCGATCATCCGGCAAGGGGCAGGCCTGGATGGTAGGAACCAGTGGGCCAAGATGGACAATCCATCAAGGGGCCTCCAAAAGCGAGGCTGTCTTCAGGGCCCTTGGTGAGACATGCAACCGCGTCTCTGCCCTCAGGGGTCCTGCACACtgggtctctggggtgggggagctcccaCATCTGCCCCCTGCGGGAACCAGCTGGGGGATTACTGATTGGGTTCGCccagcttcagggcagggatctggGTGCCCTACCCGGCCAGCCCTCCCCATGGGAAGCCTCCCAAGTCTGACCAGCTGGAAGGCCTTTCCCTCAGTGTGCACAAGGGCTGCCCCCATTTATCCTACCACTCCCTCTGGGCGTGGCTGCCAGAATACCCTCTGGTACTGCCCAGCCTGTGCTCTCTGCTCAGCTGGGCGTGGGCCCCTCAGCTTCTTCAGGAAGTACAGAGATGCCACCCAAGGGGCTTTCTCCTCCTGGGTTTTGACACTGGAGGTTTGGGTCTTCTCTGCCCTGAAGACTCTCTGGGGCCAGGAGATCTAGCAAAGCACATCCCAGGGGACAGCTGAGCGAGGGGAATGGGGTCTGTCGGACTAATCAAAGCCAGCTTGTGTTCTTGTTTTACAATGCAGTTCGATTTGGTTTCTCTTGCACAGAGCcacttggtgggggaggggaggctgggtttTACCAGAGCTCCTTCCTCCCTAGCGTAACACCCTGCGATGAGGTTTCACCAGGGCTCGGTTTGGGAGGAGGGACAATGCCGCAGCTGGGGCATCAGGGCAGAGCTGCCCTTCCCGTGGGCAGAAGACAGGCCAGTGAGCCCAGGCAGGGCATGGCCCGGCCAagccagcccacggggcagcgTCTGGTTCACCAGAGAGGTGCTGCGACGGGAACAGATGGGAGCAAGGCGCTCGGGAGCAAGGGGGACGCGAGGCGGTTCACCTAGAGGCACCGTGATGATGACGTGATCTGCCAGGAACCTCTCGCCGTCCTCACACTCCACCTGGACCGGGAACGTCCGCCCCTCTTGGCTCTCCTCCCGGTAGGAGCCGCCCCAGCGAACCGCCATCACTGGCTTGTGGAACAGCACGCTCTCCTTGGGCAGCGAGGTCAGCATGCAGTCCGGCAGGCCTCCATAGCCGCTGCAGGAGAGGAAGCACCCAGCACCAGCACATCAGCCCAGGGCTCGCTGGGGGCCACTGGCCTCCTCCCCAAGCTCAGACAGACCCACACACCAGTTCAGCTGCCTCCCCACAGGGAAAGGCCCAGAGCAGCCCCAGTGCCCCAGACCAGGCTTAGGCGAGAGGGGCAGCAGAGTGGGCTTTAATTcaccccctctctgctccctgggggagcctgacaccccctCACAGCCTTCCTTGCTGCTGGAGCTGCCCTGGACTACTGGGGTGCCCCAGCACGTGGGCGACTGTATGACTGCTGGGCTCCCTCTGTGCAGGGCAGACCAGAGAAATACCTGGAGAGGgaagaaggggagtgggggagacagacacacagacggACACATGCACGCCAGCGGGAGACACAACGCATGAGCATTTCCACAACTTTctaggggtgtggggggcctCTCCTTTTACGGCCAGTGTGCCCCAAAATGGCACCACCACAAGGGCTTCTGCCCCCAAGGCTGGCACCTTGGGCTCTGCACCCTGCCGCCCAGTGAGCCAGTAGTGTTATTACCGCTTTGCACAGACACAGGGGACAAGCCAAGCATCTGGCAGTGCAGAGTAACACCAGCCCACCCTGGACAAGCGAGAGGCCACTCCTGCCTGCCGAGCAGCATCGAGCCCCTGTGTTCCTCGGCTCGGCAAGCCGCACACCACGCTGCCCTCTGGGACAGCGACACAAACAACACCGCGACAAGGTCGCTGCTTCTTGAGCAGCCAGGGCCGTGCTCCCAGCTGTCCGCGGACACAGCACTATGGAAACACTCCCCTGCCTGCATCCCCCGTTTTAAGTCACCCTCTGGCTCGGGAAAGAGATCTCAGCTCCTCCTAAACAAGGGATGCAGCCCCTTCAGGCCCAATGCAACACTGGGCCCAATGCAACACCTGTAAGAGCCTTTCCCACTGCCTTCCACGGGAGAAAGCCCAGCCCACCTTCACCTTGCCAGCTccaggttcgggggggggggggggggggagctgggactGCAGGCTCCCTGCGCTGCGGGCAGAGGGCTAAGAGCCAGTCCTTTGCTCTGCAgggacatttttaaaagcagaggCTGGGCTGTTTGCAGAGCCTGGaaggggggagctgggctctccCACTCTGCAGGACTCTACTTAGGATGGGCAGACGCTGCGCCAGGTTGCTCTCAAAGCCTGCAAGCGCTGAGAAAGCGCAGCCAGCCCCAGCTTGCCCCACTCACCCAGGGAAGGTGCAGTCCAGGCCGGGGAGCATGGTGTACTCCCCAAAGGGCCCCAGCGCCACGTGATCCATGCTGTGGGTCCCACTCACACAGCACTCCAGCTTGAAGTACGTGTTGAGGACGGCCAGCTTCAGCCACTTGGTTTCGTCGTCATCCGTCCACTCCTTCACCTGCTGGGCAATCTCCTTCCGCAGATACTCGCCCACACTGGGCACAGAGACCTGTGGCACGTGCAGGAACTCACGCGTCTGGTCCAGCAGGGTGGAGAACAGGTTCCTCaccccctccaccagctctgggcTCAGGACTCGCCCCGCGTTGGAGTAGAACACCGCGGGCAGTAGGGGGTGGCCCCCCACCTCGATCTGCTGGTTCTCCTCGGACATGGCTTCCTCGTCCAGCAGCCCGTAGTCAGACGCCAGCTGGAAGACAGGGTTCTCCTTGGAGGGTCCATGGATCCAGTGTGCGCCCATCTCCACCACTTCACTCCCTAGGAGGCAGGGGAAACATTACACAGCACTGGCACAGACTCACAcagcctgctgccccccagcctggcacagcTCCCTACCCTCCTGCCCCAGAGATGCTGCCTCAGACCCACCCAGCCTGTTGCCCCCCAACTtggtgcgcacacacacagcctgctgcccccagcctggcacaGCTCCCCAATCCCACAataggtctcatcctggtctctaacAGGTAGAGACCAGCTTGGGCCCTCACGCGGGAGGGTTAAGAAGCGTCCAGAGTGGTTGTTCTCACTAGTCATGATCAACCGCTCAATGACAGGTGCTGGGACGCAGGGCAAGAGGCAGCTGTACGCCACAGAGACACTGCGCCAGAGCCCGGCGCACCCAGCCTGCTGTCCCCCAGTCTGGCACAGCTCCCCAGGGACGCCGCACCCCGGCACACCGCCGGACACTGCCCCAGCCCGGCTGGGTCGGGGCCTAGCTCCCCGCGGGGCCCGGCCGATACCGAATCGCTGGGAGCAGAcgcggcccccggcccggcccgtgGACTCCAGCAGGCGCAGGTGGGGGAAGGCTCGGGAGCTGGAGAGCCGCTGCGCAGCGCCGAGCCCGGCGAGCCCCGCGCCCACCACCAGCACCCGGGGTCGGGCCCCGTCGGCAGCCTCCATCCCGCGGCGCGCTGAGCTCAGCAGCGCCCGCCCCGCCGCCTCCTGGAGACACCTCCTCCAGCCCATCCGGATCCgccccctccagccagccccgatCCGCCTCTTCGCCGcctccttcctcctccagccagccccgatCCGCCCCTTCACCGCCCCCTGCCTCCTCCATCCTCTTCACCGCCTCCTCCAGCCCATCCGGATCCGCCCCCTCCAGCCCGCCCCGATCCGCCTCTTCGCCGCCTCCTCCAGCCCGCCCCGATCCGTCCCGTCGCcgcctcctgcctcctccctcctccctcctccagcccgCCCCTTCACCGCCCCCTGCCTTCTCCAGCCCGCCCCGATCCACCCGGGCGGGACGGCCAGAGGCATTACCCTCACCCAGCACTGGTTAGAGAGAACGCAGCTGGGGCACGCATGGTGTGTGATTCCACACACAGCAGCAACCACAGCCCTTTACTGGGACCAGACTTTAGCTCAGACCAAGAAAGAACCAATGTCAAGTCCGTCTAAGGGAGAGCACAGAGTGTGTGTCTGCCCAGAATGGGTCCGGGCTCTGCAATGCACACGCAACAAAGGCACAACAGCCATGCGGCTAGATACACCCTTGCCTTGCCGGTCACACAACACTGTACGTCAGCAGGAACAGCTCCTCCCCTGGACAATCTCACCCCTAAAGAACAGGAGTGAATTGTCCTCCTGGCTGGCACAGACTAGTTCCCAGCATGCAGCCAACCCGCCCATCAGGGATTAGACAGGTTGGGTGTGGGGCACAAATACACCCAGATGACACACAGCCGGTGATTCTGTGTGGTCCCACACATTTTCAGTGCACTCGCCTTTAACAGGCAGCTCCCGCCTGCCCAGCAATCACAGCTGGATGTAGTCTGGGCCTCCCCACCAGGTCTGCTTGCAGCCTGTGCCTCCTCTTGGCCTGTCCTCAATGGGATGACagactgcccccctccccgagaACAGCAAGGCTGCAAACGAAGAAGGCAAAAAGCAATCCTGAAAGGCtgggctgcagcagcccagcccatGGGCACCCTCTCACCTGCTGATGCCCCACCTCGGCTTGTCTTTTGTAAGCTGTGGTTGGCAGGGCGATTCCCCTAACCCGCCTCTCCACATTCATGCCCCTCTCCTGTTCTCCCCCAGCAAGTTCATTCAGGCCAAGGCCCGAGGGAGCCCAGGTAATCCCCAGCCACCCAGGCTGAAGTGCCACAGCTGCATGGAGACTACTGCTGGCTGGCCACCAATCAGCGGTTCGGCAGGGAGCAGAGATCCCAAACCCTCCCTGTTGAGCGGCTGATTGGAGAGCACCGAGCAGCAGCATACACACCACCAGACAGACCCCCCGCCAACAGCCAGCTTGCTAAATGCTACGGCGAAAATCCCGGCTGGGCCCTATCAGACTAGGCTTGGCTAAGGGCTCAGGCCACAGTGGGTTTTGCACAGGCAATGCTGTGTGGGAGCTCGCCAGGACAGCTGTTCCAGATTCCTCTGCTCAGGGGCAGCATCCTCAGCTCCGGGCCAGCAACGATCCCGCAGGCTTTAACCATTGCTCTAGGCGTTGGGATACAGGGCAGCCGAGCcatcattcatagaatcatagaatattagggttggaagagacctcaggaggtcatctagtccaatctcctgctcaaagcaggaccaacaccaactaaatcatcccagccagggctttgtcaagccgggccttaaaaacctctaaggaaggagattccaccacctccctaggtaacccattccagtgcttcaccaccctcctagtgaactagtgtttcctaatatccaaccaagacctcccccactgcaacttgagaccattgctccctgttctgtcatctgccaccactgagaacaacctagctccatcctctttggaatcccccttctggtagttgaaggctgctatcaaattccccctcactcttctcttctgcagactaaataaccccagttctctcagcctctcctcgtaagtcatgtgccacagccccctaataattttcgttgccctccgctggactctctccaatttgtccacatcccttctgtagtggggggaccaaagctggacgcaatactccagatgtggcctcaccagtgccgaatagaggggaataatcacttccctcgatctgctggcaatgctcctactaatacagcccaatatgccgttggccttcttggcaacaagggcacactgctgactcatatccagcttctcgtccactgtaatccccggatccttttctgcagaactgctgcttagccagttggtccccagcctgtagccgtgcatgggattcttccttcctaagtgcaggactctgcacttgttcttgttgaacctcatcagattttttctggcccaatcctccaatttgtccaggtcactctggaccctataccctccagcgtatctacctctccctgcagcttagtgtcatctgcgaacttgctgagggtgcaattaatcccatcatccagatcattaataaagatgttgaacaaaactggccccaggaccgatccctggggcactccgcttgataccggctgccaactagacatcgagccgttgatcactacccgttgagcctgacaagctagccagctttctattcactttatagtccattcatctaatccatacttctttaacttgctggcaagaatactgtgggagaccgtatcaaaagctttgctaaagtcaagatatatcacatccaccgctttccccatatccacagagccagttatctcatcatagaaggcaatcaggttcatcaggcatgacttgcccttggtgaatccatgttgagtTCCATCCAGGAACTCAACAGGCCAGGGATTGAAAAAGTGGGTGGGAGAATCCTCCACAGGAACAATATGAAAAatgttgggttttgttgttgttttttcctggaATTTTTGATGAAATGAACCAAGGCCCAAATCTTCAATCCTTTGCCAGGTTTTGAGTCATTCTTCTCCTCTCTggcgaatcccccccccccccaaaaaaaaaaacggaaaaaagaccccaaaaaacTGAAAAACCAAACATGCATTTTCTGTTTGAGTCAAAAATGTTCATTGCAATTGTTGAAAAATAACAACATTTTGACGgaaactccccctccccaaaaaaatcttttgtttctttaaaaacataGGTGCGGGAACTACGGGtgcgggggtgctgcagcacccctaggtTTTatgtggggctctgctcctggccccacatgCGGTCTCCCATccccatgcctggggctctgctTCTGGTCCCCAGtgcggggtcccagctgccggtcCCAAGCCCAgggctccgctcccagccccacgtgcggggtcctggctgccacccCATACCCAGGGCTGCACTCCTGGCCCTGCGCCCGGgttcccggctgccggccccatgCCTGGGATCCTGGCTGAGGGCCCCACGcccacccccagcctcggcccccttacccctgtccaggtCCCCCCCTCCTGTAGACACTGCCCTGTTCCGGGGGCGGGGATGAGGTGCGGACAGAGGTGAGAGGGCTGGCTTTCAGCTCCCCCACTAGTAAaagtgttccagtgccactgtttGAAAACTCATTTTGGAGGGAAATGTaaccctgccctccccccggcagttCCTGGCCTCTGGGACCCTCTGGCCAGGGGCCCCTGAGGGAGCAATGGGGCAAGATGCCTGGATGGAATCCTGTGGCCCGCGTCACATGCAGGCCAAGGCAGGGCTCTGAGCTGAATGCAGTGTGAACCCTGAATGCAGAAAAACCCCATAAGCCTAAGGCGGGGTCAGGCCTAGACAGGAAGCAGGATCCTGGCTCAACCTGTACTCTGCCCCCCTCGCTCTAACTCAGCTCAAGAGCTTGTGGGGTTTGCAGTCACGGTGATGAAGCTCCTGGTCTAAGGGTGATTCCTCTCCTCTCTGTTGGATCGGGCTCCAGCCAGCCAGTAACTACATTGCAAACCCAGCATTTCCTGCTGACTGGGCTGA from Emys orbicularis isolate rEmyOrb1 chromosome 7, rEmyOrb1.hap1, whole genome shotgun sequence encodes:
- the PAOX gene encoding peroxisomal N(1)-acetyl-spermine/spermidine oxidase, which encodes MEAADGARPRVLVVGAGLAGLGAAQRLSSSRAFPHLRLLESTGRAGGRVCSQRFGSEVVEMGAHWIHGPSKENPVFQLASDYGLLDEEAMSEENQQIEVGGHPLLPAVFYSNAGRVLSPELVEGVRNLFSTLLDQTREFLHVPQVSVPSVGEYLRKEIAQQVKEWTDDDETKWLKLAVLNTYFKLECCVSGTHSMDHVALGPFGEYTMLPGLDCTFPGGYGGLPDCMLTSLPKESVLFHKPVMAVRWGGSYREESQEGRTFPVQVECEDGERFLADHVIITVPLGFLKEHHETFIDPPLPPRKADAIRQLGFGTNNKIFLEFEQPFWPPDCQLIEVVWEDESPLVEAGTDLQASWFRKLIVFLVLQPPERYGHVLCGFIAGKESEYMETLSDAAVLTALTDVIRRLTGNPHLAPPKKVMRSQWHSAPYTRGSYSYVAVGSSGDDIDALAQPLPEDAADPRPQQVLFAGEATHRTFYSTTHGALLSGWREADRLLSLYDTSESHQHKPRL